A region from the Drosophila ananassae strain 14024-0371.13 chromosome 2L, ASM1763931v2, whole genome shotgun sequence genome encodes:
- the LOC6499713 gene encoding kinetochore protein Spc25, producing MAVGLDRADKSNYALRLKEMFNKEIRLQCRETNISKMSSKFHDNLLTAMEKADWQQRELERIERQLVLNRQELEKRLLLEKELTRELEATKLQEATVREHNNELMECIHALKRATGTSINHDALPARVKGVTVLRNTDGDQWIPFDLAVTDTEGLNSLCQKLQSNNIDVNKWRQLVSLATEMSMKWNYSTPNRRDNAKVDIIEIDLTSPTNQIIL from the exons ATGGCCGTTGGACTGGATAGAGCAGATAAATCAAACTATGCCCTACGTTTGAAGGAAATGTTCAACAAAGAGATACGCTTGCAGTGCCGTGAGACCAACATCAGCAAAATGAGTTCCAAATTTCATGACAATCTGC TCACAGCAATGGAAAAAGCGGACTGGCAGCAACGAGAGCTCGAGAGGATCGAAAGACAGCTGGTTTTGAACCGCCAGGAGTTGGAGAAGCGACTGCTACTGGAGAAGGAGCTGACTCGGGAACTGGAGGCCACCAAACTACAAGAAGCAACAGTGCGGGAGCACAACAACGAGCTAATGGAATG CATACACGCGCTGAAACGGGCCACTGGGACAAGTATAAATCACGATGCGTTGCCGGCACGTGTGAAAGGTGTCACTGTACTGAGGAACACCGACGGCGACCAATGGATACCCTTTGACTTGGCAGTAACGGATACAGAGGGATTGAACTCTCTGTGCCAAAAACTTCAAAGCAACAACATAGACGTAAACAAATGGCGTCAACTTGTCTCGCTTGCCACGGAAATGTCGATGAAATGGAATTATTCTACACCGAATCGCAGGGACAACGCCAAGGTGGACATCATTGAGATTGATCTCACCTCGCCCACAAATCAGATCATACTTTGA
- the LOC6499714 gene encoding probable cytochrome P450 304a1 isoform X2 — protein MINFKYLHKAALTLSRWYKSDIIGLHVGPFPVAVVHNYEGVREILNNKAFDGRPGLYVAAMRDPGDEIRGIFFQDGPLWKEQRRFILRYLRDFGFGRRFQQLESVIQEQLTDMLDLIRNGPKYPHEEAMVKPGGYRVQLPLLFNPFSANSHFHIVYNECLPREEMGRLIKLCQMGMQFQRNADDYGRMLSILPWIRHLFPELSGYSQMHEANVFVHKFFADFVDRHLETYQEGVERNFMDVYITEMRQSPGYGFNRDQFIMGLVDFSFPAFTAIGVQLSLLVQYLMLYPEVLKRIQSEVHEVVGCGRLPTLEDRKSMPFTEATIREGLRIETLVPSDVPHKALVDTELLGYKIPKNTIVVPSLYAFHSDTRVWKDPENFRPERFLDSEGKLNLKLDVSLPFGAGKRLCAGETFARNMLFLMTATICQHFDFVLAPGDTLPDLSQNLNGLIISPPDFWVQLQERH, from the exons ATGATAAATTTCAAGTATCTGCACAAGGCAGCCTTAACCCTCAGTCGATGGTACAAATCGGATATTATTGGACTTCATGTGGGTCCCTTCCCCGTGGCCGTCGTCCACAACTACGAGGGTGTTCGCGAGATCCTTAACAACAAGGCGTTCGATGGACGTCCTGGACTCTATGTGGCCGCCATGCGAGATCCAGGCGATGAAATCCGAG GTATTTTCTTTCAAGACGGGCCCCTTTGGAAGGAGCAGCGACGTTTTATCCTGCGATATCTTCGCGATTTTGGTTTCGGCCGGCGTTTTCAGCAACTGGAGTCAGTGATCCAGGAGCAGCTCACGGACATGCTCGACCTCATCCGCAACGGACCAAAGTATCCGCATGAGGAGGCCATGGTTAAGCCAGGTGGATACCGAGTGCAGCTTCCGCTTCTCTTCAATCCCTTCTCGGCCAACTCGCATTTCCACATTGTCTACAATGAATGCCTGCCACGTGAGGAAATGGGCAGACTCATTAAGCTTTGTCAAATGGGAATGCAGTTCCAGCGCAACGCGGATGACTATGGCAGAATGTTGAGTATCCTGCCCTGGATCCGCCACTTGTTTCCAGAATTGAGTGGCTACAGTCAAATGCATGAAGCCAATGTATTTGTTCACAAGTTCTTTGCCGATTTTGTGGACCGTCATTTGGAAACCTATCAGGAGGGCGTGGAGCGCAACTTTATGGATGTTTATATAACGGAGATGCGTCAGTCTCCGGGTTACGGTTTTAATCGAGATCAGTTCATAATGGGGCTTGTGGACTTTTCATTTCCAGCCTTCACCGCCATTGGAGTGCAATTGTCCTTGCTGGTTCAGTATTTAATGCTTTATCCGGAGGTATTGAAACGAATCCAAAGCGAGGTGCATGAGGTAGTTGGTTGTGGACGGCTCCCGACTCTGGAGGATCGGAAGAGCATGCCCTTTACAGAGGCCACCATTCGCGAGGGACTGCGCATTGAGACCCTGGTGCCTTCCGATGTGCCTCACAAGGCATTAGTGGACACGGAGCTGCTGGGCTACAAAATACCCAAA AACACAATCGTCGTACCCAGCCTGTATGCCTTCCATTCGGATACTCGCGTCTGGAAGGATCCAGAAAACTTTCGCCCAGAGCGATTCCTTGACTCGGAAGGCAAGCTCAATCTTAAGTTGGACGTTTCTTTGCCCTTCGGAGCAGGAAAACGACTCTGCGCCGGCGAAACATTTGCCCGCAATATGCTCTTTCTAATGACCGCCACCATTTGCCAGcactttgattttgttttggccCCGGGCGATACATTACCGGATCTTTCCCAGAACCTGAATGGCCTGATCATATCTCCACCTGACTTCTGGGTACAGTTGCAGGAAAGGCACTGA
- the LOC6500872 gene encoding probable aminopeptidase NPEPL1 isoform X1: MLPVVNGFLSYLLDHQRLCPGISVEDAVRQGALNWNMMSETHRRTYRIKTVPKRKVKPRAPMVRRTVKQKKLMRKCAKPVPFVSPVESTSTESRCFKTRCPKRKSKKHCSKHAKRCPSHVKREKKCPCRKSSRCISKNKKMATDLKFNASLGTSDPQTHPVLIIGQLRHLNLVKFNDLASKLSPRVSEETFLNAVACLHPAPTDKVSLYLDSATVAALPLKASRHNTASRAHAITRLVKSHVMNVPEETVVLVCERENLFASACAVVRAFPLYSRKTGNGRSSTPVKSEVGCGDAGCGDGAKDTSRNLVNVEFVVIDKDGGVDCNPLTEDEIKCLTETTRGIRLTARIVDMPCNEMNVDHFIQAVEEIGNELCITPQIIRGEELKERGFGGIYGVGKAAAVPPALVVLSHEPKCAQETIALVGKGIVYDTGGLSIKGKTAMPGMKRDCGGAAAILGAFYAAVKCGFTDNLHAVFCLAENSVGPNATRPDDIHTLYSGRTVEINNTDAEGRLVLSDGVCFANKDLKANIILDMATLTGAQGVATGKYHGAILTNSETWEAKSLQAGRKSGDLLAPIIYCPELHFSEFASAIADMKNSVSDRQNAQSSCAGLFIAAHLGFDYPGVWMHVDMATPVHCGERATGYGVALLLTLFGNHTNSKLLQSIAPCGEEPPSKRQCRD, encoded by the exons ATGCTGCCAGTTGTGAATGGATTTTTGAGTTACCTGCTTGACCATCAACGCCTTTGTCCTGGCATTTCGGTCGAGGATGCAGTCCGTCAGGGAGCATTGAATTGGAATATGATGAGCGAAACGCACAGAAGAACCTACCGAATCAAG ACGGTTCCTAAGCGAAAAGTAAAACCCCGAGCGCCGATGGTCCGTCGTACCGTAAAGCAAAAGAAACTAATGAGAAAATGTGCAAAGCCGGTTCCCTTTGTAAGTCCAGTCGAGAGTACTTCTACGGAGTCCAGATGTTTCAAAACAAGATGCCCTAAGCGCAAATCTAAGAAACATTGCTCAAAACATGCAAAGCGGTGCCCGAGTCAtgtaaaaagagaaaaaaaat GTCCTTGCAGGAAATCTTCCAGATGCATATCCAAGAATAAAAag ATGGCCACGGACCTGAAATTCAACGCTTCGCTGGGGACCAGCGATCCCCAGACCCATCCCGTTCTGATAATCGGCCAGCTGCGCCATCTGAATCTCGTCAAGTTCAATGATTTGGCCAGCAAATTGTCTCCCAGAGTCAGCGAGGAGACATTCTTGAATGCAGTTGCCTGTTTACATCCGGCACCGACTGATAAGGTTTCTCTGTACTTGGATTCGGCGACTGTAGCTGCGCTGCCTTTGAAGGCTTCCCGTCATAATACCGCATCGAGAGCTCATGCTATTACCCGTCTGGTGAAGAGTCACGTGATGAACGTGCCGGAGGAGACCGTGGTGCTGGTCTGCGAGCGGGAGAACCTTTTTGCCAGCGCTTGTGCGGTGGTTCGTGCTTTTCCTCTATACTCTCGCAAAACCGGCAATGGACGATCCTCGACTCCAGTTAAATCCGAGGTGGGCTGCGGTGATGCCGGATGCGGTGATGGAGCTAAGGACACTAGCCGTAATTTGGTCAACGTGGAGTTTGTGGTGATTGACAAGGATGGCGGCGTGGATTGTAATCCGCTGACGGAAGACGAGATCAAGTGCCTTACTGAGACCACCAGGGGCATCAGGCTGACTGCACGCATTGTCGACATGCCCTGTAACGAGATGAACGTTGACCACTTTATCCAGGCTGTGGAGGAGATCGGCAACGAGCTGTGCATTACGCCACAAATAATCCGTGGCGAGGAGCTGAAGGAACGTGGATTTGGTGGAATTTACGGCGTGGGAAAGGCAGCTGCTGTGCCACCAGCTCTGGTGGTGCTCTCGCACGAGCCGAAATGTGCCCAGGAGACCATTGCTCTGGTAGGCAAGGGCATCGTTTACGATACCGGCGGCCTGAGCATCAAGGGCAAGACTGCCATGCCGGGCATGAAGCGGGATTGCGGCGGAGCAGCTGCTATTTTAGGTGCCTTCTATGCCGCCGTGAAGTGCGGATTCACGGATAATCTGCACGCTGTCTTCTGCTTGGCAGAGAACTCGGTTGGACCCAATGCCACAAG GCCTGATGACATTCACACTTTGTACTCTGGACGCACTGTGGAGATTAACAACACGGACGCTGAGGGCCGCTTGGTGCTGTCGGATGGCGTATGCTTTGCTAACAAGGATCTAAAAGCCAATATTATCCTGGACATGGCCACACTGACTGGTGCCCAG GGCGTAGCAACAGGCAAGTATCACGGCGCCATATTGACAAACTCGGAGACATGGGAGGCCAAGTCGTTGCAGGCTGGACGCAAATCCGGCGATTTATTGGCACCCATTATTTATTGCCCCGAGTTGCATTTCTCCGAATTCGCCTCAGCCATTGCTGATATGAAGAACTCTGTTTCG GATCGACAGAATGCACAATCCTCCTGCGCTGGTCTCTTCATAGCCGCCCATTTGGGCTTCGACTACCCGGGCGTCTGGATGCACGTCGACATGGCCACGCCCGTTCATTGT GGCGAACGAGCCACCGGCTATGGAGTGGCCCTGCTGCTAACGCTTTTTGGCAACCACACGAACTCAAAGCTGCTCCAATCCATCGCACCATGTGGGGAGGAGCCACCATCCAAGCGGCAGTGCCGCGATTAA
- the LOC6500872 gene encoding probable aminopeptidase NPEPL1 isoform X2, whose amino-acid sequence MQWLLFSCTRPLRNLLARNFSSRVGKMATDLKFNASLGTSDPQTHPVLIIGQLRHLNLVKFNDLASKLSPRVSEETFLNAVACLHPAPTDKVSLYLDSATVAALPLKASRHNTASRAHAITRLVKSHVMNVPEETVVLVCERENLFASACAVVRAFPLYSRKTGNGRSSTPVKSEVGCGDAGCGDGAKDTSRNLVNVEFVVIDKDGGVDCNPLTEDEIKCLTETTRGIRLTARIVDMPCNEMNVDHFIQAVEEIGNELCITPQIIRGEELKERGFGGIYGVGKAAAVPPALVVLSHEPKCAQETIALVGKGIVYDTGGLSIKGKTAMPGMKRDCGGAAAILGAFYAAVKCGFTDNLHAVFCLAENSVGPNATRPDDIHTLYSGRTVEINNTDAEGRLVLSDGVCFANKDLKANIILDMATLTGAQGVATGKYHGAILTNSETWEAKSLQAGRKSGDLLAPIIYCPELHFSEFASAIADMKNSVSDRQNAQSSCAGLFIAAHLGFDYPGVWMHVDMATPVHCGERATGYGVALLLTLFGNHTNSKLLQSIAPCGEEPPSKRQCRD is encoded by the exons ATGCAGTGGCTGCTCTTCTCTTGCACTCGACCCTTACGAAATCTTCTCGCCCGTAACTTCAGCAGTCGCGTTGGAAAG ATGGCCACGGACCTGAAATTCAACGCTTCGCTGGGGACCAGCGATCCCCAGACCCATCCCGTTCTGATAATCGGCCAGCTGCGCCATCTGAATCTCGTCAAGTTCAATGATTTGGCCAGCAAATTGTCTCCCAGAGTCAGCGAGGAGACATTCTTGAATGCAGTTGCCTGTTTACATCCGGCACCGACTGATAAGGTTTCTCTGTACTTGGATTCGGCGACTGTAGCTGCGCTGCCTTTGAAGGCTTCCCGTCATAATACCGCATCGAGAGCTCATGCTATTACCCGTCTGGTGAAGAGTCACGTGATGAACGTGCCGGAGGAGACCGTGGTGCTGGTCTGCGAGCGGGAGAACCTTTTTGCCAGCGCTTGTGCGGTGGTTCGTGCTTTTCCTCTATACTCTCGCAAAACCGGCAATGGACGATCCTCGACTCCAGTTAAATCCGAGGTGGGCTGCGGTGATGCCGGATGCGGTGATGGAGCTAAGGACACTAGCCGTAATTTGGTCAACGTGGAGTTTGTGGTGATTGACAAGGATGGCGGCGTGGATTGTAATCCGCTGACGGAAGACGAGATCAAGTGCCTTACTGAGACCACCAGGGGCATCAGGCTGACTGCACGCATTGTCGACATGCCCTGTAACGAGATGAACGTTGACCACTTTATCCAGGCTGTGGAGGAGATCGGCAACGAGCTGTGCATTACGCCACAAATAATCCGTGGCGAGGAGCTGAAGGAACGTGGATTTGGTGGAATTTACGGCGTGGGAAAGGCAGCTGCTGTGCCACCAGCTCTGGTGGTGCTCTCGCACGAGCCGAAATGTGCCCAGGAGACCATTGCTCTGGTAGGCAAGGGCATCGTTTACGATACCGGCGGCCTGAGCATCAAGGGCAAGACTGCCATGCCGGGCATGAAGCGGGATTGCGGCGGAGCAGCTGCTATTTTAGGTGCCTTCTATGCCGCCGTGAAGTGCGGATTCACGGATAATCTGCACGCTGTCTTCTGCTTGGCAGAGAACTCGGTTGGACCCAATGCCACAAG GCCTGATGACATTCACACTTTGTACTCTGGACGCACTGTGGAGATTAACAACACGGACGCTGAGGGCCGCTTGGTGCTGTCGGATGGCGTATGCTTTGCTAACAAGGATCTAAAAGCCAATATTATCCTGGACATGGCCACACTGACTGGTGCCCAG GGCGTAGCAACAGGCAAGTATCACGGCGCCATATTGACAAACTCGGAGACATGGGAGGCCAAGTCGTTGCAGGCTGGACGCAAATCCGGCGATTTATTGGCACCCATTATTTATTGCCCCGAGTTGCATTTCTCCGAATTCGCCTCAGCCATTGCTGATATGAAGAACTCTGTTTCG GATCGACAGAATGCACAATCCTCCTGCGCTGGTCTCTTCATAGCCGCCCATTTGGGCTTCGACTACCCGGGCGTCTGGATGCACGTCGACATGGCCACGCCCGTTCATTGT GGCGAACGAGCCACCGGCTATGGAGTGGCCCTGCTGCTAACGCTTTTTGGCAACCACACGAACTCAAAGCTGCTCCAATCCATCGCACCATGTGGGGAGGAGCCACCATCCAAGCGGCAGTGCCGCGATTAA
- the LOC6500871 gene encoding uncharacterized protein LOC6500871 gives MSHTRQSHAKDCDVISITKSAETDDNKIAMCASLELASCRAENWQLKKKLIEYEATIKNLEQLVTTIASKQHQILSEVVELRKESRAASMSADLLNTTGCSSVLDDSFICDDEEEEDGYKADSDSGGSHCPTPRSLLASAASASSVASLTSLGLSSISSLDSSDISSVSEIDLTQGEATRSDEDDDVPSPISLPVRLSEHYNSDSDSDGD, from the exons ATGTCCCACACTCGCCAGTCCCATGCAAAGGACTGTGATGTAATATCCAT TACCAAGTCAGCGGAGACTGACGACAACAAGATTGCCATGTGTGCCTCCCTGGAGTTGGCCAGCTGCCGAGCTGAGAACTGGCAGCTGAAGAAGAAGCTAATCGAATACGAGGCCACCATCAAGAATCTGGAGCAGCTGGTGACCACCATTGCAAGCAAGCAGCATCAGATCCTCTCCGAGGTGGTGGAGCTGCGCAAGGAGAGTCGTGCTGCTTCGATGTCTGCCGATTTGCTTAACACAACAGGATGCTCCTCCGTATTGGATGATTCCTTCATATGCGATgatgaagaggaggaggatggGTACAAGGCCGACTCTGACTCCGGGGGCTCTCATTGTCCCACACCGCGTTCCCTGTTGGCTTCAGCGGCTTCGGCATCTTCGGTGGCCTCTTTAACTTCACTGGGCTTATCCTCGATCAGTTCGTTGGACAGCTCCGACATCAGTTCAGTGTCTGAGATCGACCTCACTCAGGGCGAAGCAACTCGCTCCGATGAGGATGATGACGTTCCGTCCCCGATTTCATTGCCGGTTCGTCTGTCGGAGCATTACAACTCCGACTCCGACAGTGATGGGGATTAG
- the LOC6499714 gene encoding probable cytochrome P450 304a1 isoform X1, translated as MITGLLLVIVVVAFLCLSYRYAVARPKGFPPGPPRIPFFGSYLFLLMINFKYLHKAALTLSRWYKSDIIGLHVGPFPVAVVHNYEGVREILNNKAFDGRPGLYVAAMRDPGDEIRGIFFQDGPLWKEQRRFILRYLRDFGFGRRFQQLESVIQEQLTDMLDLIRNGPKYPHEEAMVKPGGYRVQLPLLFNPFSANSHFHIVYNECLPREEMGRLIKLCQMGMQFQRNADDYGRMLSILPWIRHLFPELSGYSQMHEANVFVHKFFADFVDRHLETYQEGVERNFMDVYITEMRQSPGYGFNRDQFIMGLVDFSFPAFTAIGVQLSLLVQYLMLYPEVLKRIQSEVHEVVGCGRLPTLEDRKSMPFTEATIREGLRIETLVPSDVPHKALVDTELLGYKIPKNTIVVPSLYAFHSDTRVWKDPENFRPERFLDSEGKLNLKLDVSLPFGAGKRLCAGETFARNMLFLMTATICQHFDFVLAPGDTLPDLSQNLNGLIISPPDFWVQLQERH; from the exons ATGATCACGGGACTTCTCCTGGTAATTGTCGTAGTTGCATTTTTGTGCCTATCTTATCGATATGCAGTGGCGCGACCCAAAGGATTTCCTCCTG GACCCCCAAGGATACCATTTTTTGGAAGCTACCTTTTCCTGTTGATGATAAATTTCAAGTATCTGCACAAGGCAGCCTTAACCCTCAGTCGATGGTACAAATCGGATATTATTGGACTTCATGTGGGTCCCTTCCCCGTGGCCGTCGTCCACAACTACGAGGGTGTTCGCGAGATCCTTAACAACAAGGCGTTCGATGGACGTCCTGGACTCTATGTGGCCGCCATGCGAGATCCAGGCGATGAAATCCGAG GTATTTTCTTTCAAGACGGGCCCCTTTGGAAGGAGCAGCGACGTTTTATCCTGCGATATCTTCGCGATTTTGGTTTCGGCCGGCGTTTTCAGCAACTGGAGTCAGTGATCCAGGAGCAGCTCACGGACATGCTCGACCTCATCCGCAACGGACCAAAGTATCCGCATGAGGAGGCCATGGTTAAGCCAGGTGGATACCGAGTGCAGCTTCCGCTTCTCTTCAATCCCTTCTCGGCCAACTCGCATTTCCACATTGTCTACAATGAATGCCTGCCACGTGAGGAAATGGGCAGACTCATTAAGCTTTGTCAAATGGGAATGCAGTTCCAGCGCAACGCGGATGACTATGGCAGAATGTTGAGTATCCTGCCCTGGATCCGCCACTTGTTTCCAGAATTGAGTGGCTACAGTCAAATGCATGAAGCCAATGTATTTGTTCACAAGTTCTTTGCCGATTTTGTGGACCGTCATTTGGAAACCTATCAGGAGGGCGTGGAGCGCAACTTTATGGATGTTTATATAACGGAGATGCGTCAGTCTCCGGGTTACGGTTTTAATCGAGATCAGTTCATAATGGGGCTTGTGGACTTTTCATTTCCAGCCTTCACCGCCATTGGAGTGCAATTGTCCTTGCTGGTTCAGTATTTAATGCTTTATCCGGAGGTATTGAAACGAATCCAAAGCGAGGTGCATGAGGTAGTTGGTTGTGGACGGCTCCCGACTCTGGAGGATCGGAAGAGCATGCCCTTTACAGAGGCCACCATTCGCGAGGGACTGCGCATTGAGACCCTGGTGCCTTCCGATGTGCCTCACAAGGCATTAGTGGACACGGAGCTGCTGGGCTACAAAATACCCAAA AACACAATCGTCGTACCCAGCCTGTATGCCTTCCATTCGGATACTCGCGTCTGGAAGGATCCAGAAAACTTTCGCCCAGAGCGATTCCTTGACTCGGAAGGCAAGCTCAATCTTAAGTTGGACGTTTCTTTGCCCTTCGGAGCAGGAAAACGACTCTGCGCCGGCGAAACATTTGCCCGCAATATGCTCTTTCTAATGACCGCCACCATTTGCCAGcactttgattttgttttggccCCGGGCGATACATTACCGGATCTTTCCCAGAACCTGAATGGCCTGATCATATCTCCACCTGACTTCTGGGTACAGTTGCAGGAAAGGCACTGA